A stretch of DNA from Cryptomeria japonica chromosome 4, Sugi_1.0, whole genome shotgun sequence:
AACAAAACTGAAGAGTTCATAACTAACTAATAATATATCAGTTTCATTATTAGTTCATTTTCGAGGCTTATAACCATTCTTCTTGAAATGGAATGACCGTAGACAAAGACTGGTACTATTTTTTTCGTCTAATTTTTCCATCATAAACCTAATTTTTTTTGCGAGCAGAGCACAATAATTGTTTATTGTGCATCCAGCGGGAATTGAACCTGCGACTTCCCAATTATGAGTTAGGTGCTTTAACCATTCAACCATGGatgcataataataataataagtatcGGCTCAGATCTTAAATTGGATACCCAAAACTATTATTTTCaacaaacaaataaagaaatgtaACAAACTTGTTCAAGAGTTGTATTGAAGGTTATTTATCTTGCAATGCATCACTTTGATGTCCGGACAGAGCTTGCCAACAAAACTGAAGAGTTCATAACTAACTaataatatatcaatttcattattAGTTCATTTTCGGGGCTTAGAACCATTCTTCTTGAAATGGAATGACTGTAGACTGAGACTGTCAATTAGTTTGGGGCGGACGTAGCCAAGTGGTTCCAAGGCAGTGGATTGTGAATCCACCATGCGCAGGTTCTATCCCCATCGTTCGCCCGGTAAAATAAATTGATCGGATTCAATTCATTGTGGTTTTCTATCATGAATCAAATGATGAGTGATTGACAATACATATAAAATATCTTACTATGAAATATTACAAAAATATGTATTTAAATATTAACATAAGTGGAAAAAATCCATTAATATTTTCCAAGCTATAAAACTAATTATCAGTTCTTGCGATAGGCATAGAACTATTGGTAAGGCTTATTCTTtaactaattattaattaaaaaaataaattaacaaatcaaaataaagaattttttcttccaaaaaaacatttaatttttattaaagtatagatgcaaattttttaattaaaatattaagaaaattaattatcttcaattttaTTGGTTTTTAAACTTTAGGTGATAGGAGAGAACTTTCTATTTTGAATCTTTTTTAAAGATCGGAGGATCTTTTTGTGGCTAAATTGAATAATTTCCAATTTTAGTTCTTGCCATAATAAATAGTTGAAAAGTGCAAAAGTAAATTGTGTAGTGGAaatgaaaataaacaaaattagACCATTAGGTGCAGCTAAACCTCcaattttttttggcaaaaatCAGCTCATGCATGTAGTTTGTTCTACAACAATATTCAACAAAGCCCGGGTTGCGGACACTATGGATTAGTTGGAGCTAGAAGCGGCAGAAATGCTTCAAAATTTGACCTAAGTCCGAGCTTCTGTCGGTCCTTTTTGGTTTTTACTCTGTTTTGTTCTCTTGCTTGTTGGCATTTTGTTCGCCAACTGTCTTTCCTTTAGttgttgtcttttgtttagctgtgttaatgcttatcttttgatcttccttctaaCCTGGTTTCAGGgacccatcaaaacctgttttccgttaatcaaaaacattttaagGGAAGAAAGCATAAAACCACAATCTTTAAAAAAGATTCAAAATAGAAAGTTCTCTCATATCGCCTAAAATTCAAGAACCAAttaaattgaagataattaatttttttaattaaaaaatttgtaTTTATACTTTAATAAAGATTAATAAATTTTTTGGTATGCCTATGGCAAGAACTAACAAGTTTAATGAATTATAATGAGTTTGAATGAGAATGCACCATAATATAGTTGGTTTTTAAATTGATTGCATTTATTTCATGAATAATAGTTGCTATATACAAACATTTACGTGTGCATCAAATGAGGAGATTGAGTTAATCTCATAAAGTCGCTAAttctataaataaatataaattttaaaaaaatctgtaaaaatctattttttaatttttttctgatAAAATCACCAAttctataaataaatataaatttaagaaaatctgtaaaaatctattttttattttttaaaaaatctcATCTCATTGAATACAAACACCATATTGAAATCAATTGAATGCATTCGGAGAACCAACTTCTATTTGTTTGGAAGCAGCTAAATTCTATACAATAATATTCTGTTTCAGTTTTTAAAAGTTATAATAATAgaataaattttgcaaaaaatatcAGGAATGAAATCTTTATGTTCTACATCTCTATTATTGTTAAACCACAAAAAAATCACACTAACAAATATTATGTTCTACATCTCTATTATTAGAATATCATTTTATGTGAAGATTGTTATGGCATCTCTCTGTTGAGCCGCTGGGCCCTACACAATTAATTTATGTCCGAGTGCTAAGGACGCAATTGAATGGTCGGCGGGCCGCGGGAGGGATACTTTATTTTTACCTTCACTTTTGGTACATATGCTGTCTGCATCACCCGGCTGTAATAAGACCGAAAGATACGAAAGTGAGAATTGGTGAGATGTAGACTTTAATACCCATTCTCAGATCGAATCCAACCACATCAAGTCTGTGTTAACTTTTAAGTGTGCGCTTAGCAACTCTATTTTCTCAAGTCTTTTTTGGCGACTTTATTTTGTCTGCATAGAAACTTAAGAAAGTAATTTTACATTCAATCTCATTTCTGTTGGATGGCATCTGTAATTGGGGAAGCTGTTGTAGGAAAAGTTTTTGAGATAGCCGTTGAGATGGCTGTTCAGAAACTAAGTGATGAGGCAAATCTTGTGAGGAATTTCAGACAAGACTTCAGATGGTTAAACAAGAAACTCACATATGTGAGGGGTTTTCTGAGAGATGCTGATCAACAGTCTCGCCATAACGAGGGTGTCAAAGAATGGCTGGAAAGCATTCGCGGTTTTGTATTGCATGCAGAGGACATCTTTGAGGAATGTGCTGTACAATCCATGTATGGAGATAATGCTCAATCTTGTGGGTTGAGTCGTAATCAATTGATTTTTCGCTGGAGTATGGGGCGGAAAATTAGGGGCATGAAGAACCGCATGAGATCTATTATTGAAGATGGCAACGAGCTGAATCTATTGCATGAAGTTTGGTCTGCGAATGAAGCATCACCCACTACTACATCTCAAAGTGGAGACCGGAAGAAATCTAATCTTCTGCCCAGCGATTCACACCCTGTGGGAATACAATCCAAAATTGATGACATTCTCAGCTTGTTGGACAACAATGCCTCTCCCGTTGTTGGTGTGGTTGGGATGGGGGGCCTGGGCAAGACCTATCTTCTTCAGCAAGTTTGCAATGTGATCAGAGAAAGGTATGAGATATCTATATGGCTCTCTGTCTCTCAGTCCTATTCTATTTCCAAGTTGCAAAATGATTTAGCCTTTCAGTTAGATGAAAATTTACATAAGAAGATCAAGGATAGTGGAGTAAGTGAGCAGGTAGCAGCAAAGTTGATTTATGAAACGTTGCAAGGGAAAAGATGCCTTGTGGTGTTAGATGATGTGTGGAGGGCCAGCAGAGAAGATGATTTGTTAGCCAGACTTGGCCTGCTAAGTGGAAACAATAACCCATGCAAAATTGTTGTTACCACAAGAAGTAGGGAGGTTTGCAGTAATTTAAATGCTGAAATTTATTTGATGCAACATTTGTCTGATGAAGATAGCTGGAGGCTGTTTTGTTTTTATGCATTTGGGGGATCTGAGTCACAGCAGCATCTGGAAGACTTGGGTCGTAAGATTGTAAAGCAATGTGGAAATTTACCACTTGCTACCAAAACAGTAGCCGCATCTCTGGCAAAGACCAGATTGCCAACGGAGTGGGAGTCGAAGCTTCATGAGCTTGAAGGAGTTGTTGCTACCGATGTTGATCGGATCATGCCTATTCTTAGGTTGAGTTATGACTCATTGCCTGCACGTCTTAAAGCGTGCTTTgcttatctttctttctttccagaGGACGAGGAGATAGATTGTGAGTATCTGATAAATTTGTGGATAGGGGAAGGTCTTATTCCAGCAGGAGATGGCCAGTGGGATGCGGCATGGGACTGTTTATATCAACTTGACAATCTATGTCTGCTTCAATTATGGGAACAAGTGGGATATCAACAATTGCTCGATGAAAGACTAACCAAATATTGTAGAATTCACGATCTTTTGCTTGATTTGGCCATACAGGTATCCAGAGAAAGTAAATGTGTGTTTTCTCTTGAGGAAGCCTCCAAAGATGCAAGTGCTGACTGTTGTCGGATCATACTGGCCGAGAAAAATATAAATGACGATGACATTTCAAAGAGTCGTCCTGTTTGTCTCCGCACATTCTCACTGTCTCAGAATGAGAGGATTGAAGGCATTCCGACAAATTTGTTTACCGCCATGAGAGGACTGCGAGTTCTCGATTTGAGTGGGACATTCATCTCCACATTGCCTGAGAGCATTGGAAAGATGAAACTCCTCAAACTATTGAATTTAAGAGATACATATATTGAGGAGGTACCAGAGTGTGTGAGGCATCTGAAAAGTCTCTTGTTTTTATATCTACCTTGGAGATGTGAGAAGTTACCAGTATGGATAAATGAAGTTAAATGTCTTCAACATTTAGAGTGCGAGCTGGTTCGTCGAATGCCAAAGGGATTGTCAATGCTGGTCTATTTGAGAACACTGCGATCAGCAAGGTTGGATCTATCCGTTGAAGAGGACGAATTCATGAGGTTACAGGATTTTGCCAATATGACTCAACTTCAGGAACTACAGTTAATTGTTAATGATGAAATGGAGTGGAAAGGGATAGAAGAAGGGATCCTTGTGAAGCTGGTGAAGATGCGTCGTCTAGTAATTCAAAACTCGACATCATCAAATGCAGGGGAGCTTCCGGAGAAGATGAAAGCCATGAAACATCTAGAAAGTCTTGGACTATGGAACTGTGCAGTGCCAAGTTGGATATGTGATTTGGCAAATCTGAGGGACCTCGAATTAGGTAGATGTGATTGTATTGATTGTCTGGAGTTGCAAAAAATGCCCAACCTAGTGAGGTTGGTGTTGTGGCGTACAAAGAATAATGGGCGTGAGGAATTGCCAAAGGTGTTTGGAAAGGCTGGAGGGTTTCCATGCCTCAGATTCTTAGAAATTGGTGACTTTGATGAATTAGAGGAGTTTCCAGAATTGGTGGAGGGGGAGATGGCATGTCTTGAGGAGTTACGTCTATTCGATTATAAGAAAGTGAAGAGAGTGGCATTGGAGCCGTTGAAAAGACTCAAGCTCTTCGATTGTCGCGAATCAGGAACCGCTGAATTAAAGGAGACATTGAAGGAAGGCGGAGCATATTGGCGTACAATCAAAGCCATCAATCCCCATTTAGCTATTAGATTAGATTGATATAGATTGACATTATTTAGCTtttttatgtttaaaattttaaattcctaGTAATTTTTCATTACTAGTATAATAAATAAACAATGTTTATacatcattattattttttaatacattTACTTTTAATTTTACTTCTTTCTCAAAAagcattatttattattttaataatttttgaaaaaaaatattttgttgcatctaattttttatatttaaatctatattttttttattgttttaaatatttattaaaaatgaaaaaaatgattgtCATTTTTTTCATAAGATTATTTTTATAAGTCtactaattataatatttttattttgttttttatgtaTTACTtgttttataaatattatatttatgattaaatattaatattatgatGTGAAAAGAATGACAAATTTAAGATAAAAGGTAAAAACAATTGTCAACACATTCACATCATTACACTCGACACACCTTGTTCCTATTGTAAAATGCCTTTAATATTAATTAGGGAATAAAATCCTTTTtatataaatttagtttaatatttgATGTGTTCAATAAAGGTTTAATTAATTTGAAAGAAGTGAAAATTAAtagttaaaatttttattttaagaaaattaaatgttatgGATTAAGATTTCTAGTTCTAAAATTAATGATGAAATTTGGATATTGGATATTTATATAATCAATTTGATAATATACAAAAAAATTAGTGTATTTGGTATGTTCATTGTTTCAAATTGAAATATAATAGAAATATTTTATGCATTAATTCCAAGTGATTCTCTTTTGATCCAATTCTTATCTCTTTAATTGTGGTTGTATAGAAATACTTGACATTTGATGCACCACCACACTTGGCTGTAAGATCAgtgtaatcttttttttttaaagcaaggtGGCAAGccacatatatattaatataataatagggTACAAAATCTGGTTCGACGAGCATATCTATGGGAAAGAACCAAAAAAAAGAAAACCTCCAGTTATAGCTACAATTTCAAAAGAAATCCCCTAAAAACTAATGCTAACCTAATGCAACTACATTAGTGAAATGATAGAAATATCATTTTTACAAGACCAGAATACCAAAATTCCAATTGGCTGTAGGACAACATAAGatcaatgtaatatttttttaaaaaaaaatttatcgcTAATTGGCCAAAgcttgaatagcttttgactagagctatgaaccagtggggacacagtagggggccccatccccattacatatctttgaattattattattattattatgtttgattagattgaccccaagaccttccccatcctatggaaggccaagagtcacaacttagaattccacttcagatgtacctattgggaattgaacttgggtctccacagtgagaacccaacgttttaaccagttaagctcaacccgtTGGACTAAGATCAATGTAATCTTATttgtaaataaatattattttttatactaCCTTTGGAGTTGCCCTTATATCCTTCTTACTTTCATAAGTAGTCTTTATTTACTACCTTTATGGTTTTAATTTGAGGCTCTTTGAATTTTGGAGGATAAGCTTCTTTGTCCAACAAATTTTGAATTCTCATTTTTTCATATAGATGTATCTTCTATGTCATTATATGTTTTATGTTTTCActatttcaaaattgaaatataatGTAAATATTTTATAAGCTAATCTCAAGTAACTCCCTTTTGGTCATTCAATTATAGCTTGCatagaaatatttttcatttgatatGTACAACACCACACTTAGGACTCATGTAGGCTTATTTCTACATAAAACTCTAGCTTTTGTGCTATCTTTGCATATGCTTTATATGTCTTTCTTTCATAAATAATTTGTTCATTACACCTTTTATGTGTTACTTTCATAAATAATTTGTTTATTGGATTTTTATGTATTTTAATGTAAGTCTCTTTATATTTTAGAGTATAAGCTTCTTTTTCTATTAACATTGAAATCTTACTTTCTTATCTAGATGAATCTTGTATAAATAATGTATGAGGCTATCCTTCTCATATAGTATATTGTTTGATGTTTTTAGAAATTTATCTATTAAAAAATCACTTGCTTCAAATATAATGAGctcattgaattttgaaaatatttcCTTCATGTATACATTTTTAACACATTGATGCAAAATAGAAGGAATAGTCATGCATTGTTATATTCATGGTCTCTAGAAGGAATACCCTTACAATATTCATGGTCTCAAAAGTAATATATTAAATAATGGAAAATATGGCATAATACCCAAGTAGTTTTTTTGAGCCCACTACTAGTTTTACAATAATGTATTACAATGTTTTAGTTAACATGCAATTTTAATGTAATCTTGGGCAACAACTTATCACAACGGTATTATCTAAGCAACATATGAGAATATACTAACAAGTGAGAAACCAAACAAACACAATTATTATACTTTATTGTGGAAGGTTTCCTTTGTTTTGCACATGATCCTTGAGTATGAGCTAATGTTTAGTTTCTATAGAATGAACTAGttagagatgattttttatttattaataatagaTACATTTACATTATGCTAATTAGCATAGAGAACGAAATCATATAATTTGAAAGAATGAGAGAGTAAATATTGATTATATGATTAACAAGAGATTATTGATAAGTTTGAAGGTGTTCAAGAACATTAAGATGATCCTCATTAAGCATTTCAAGTTTATGAGGATGTTTCTGATGATATGTATTGTCATTAATAAGACCTTGGAGGGAAACTTGAAATGAAGGAATTTTCAACTCTAAGGACAAAATAACATCAACACCATACATGAGATTGCATAGAGTAGTACCAATGATTGTACGAATAATCATGCAATAGGCCCATAATGTGTATGACAATTGAGTATTCAATATTTATCATGTTGTATAATCATTttacaaagaatttgttcaattattttaatgGAATCCTTAACTTGACCATAAGACCAAGGATAGTAAggagtagaaaaatgatgttgagtATATCAAGAAGGAACCTAGATAGACTACTTTAGTTGTAGTAGATCAAAGAAAAATAGATTCAACCCACTTCTTGAAACAATCAGTTGTAATGATAATAAAAGTATGATCTTTAGAAGAAGGTGAAGAGATTTTTACAATAATGTCCAAACCCCACATGAAAAATGGCCAAAGGATTGGGCATGAAGTTATTGAGATGAATCTTATATTGATTTCACATGTAAGCATGGAGGGCACTTCTTGACAAAGAAAAAGGATTTTCGCTTTATTATTTTTCAATAGTAGCCCATTCTAAAAAGTCATTTCACTAAGGATCTACAACCAAAATATCCACCGCCAAGAATTGCATGGGCTTCTTTGAGGGAAAGAGATATTATTTCATTGATTACTTTTTCCACCTTGAGATTCCTCACAATAATTGTTTCTAGGCCATTGTATGCTCATGGTTGAGTATATGGTACAAATAAATTGTTGTTATATTTATTGAACTGACTTTATAATCTAATATATGAAAAAGGAATTATGTTATTGTAGTGcccaaaactcatgatgaaaaatCCTACTAAGGATTTGCAATTTTTTTAAGAACCACTTCATGTAATATTGAAATCTTGCCTACCAATCTTTGGCTCATATGATAGTAAATTTGACATTATAGAACAACATGATtctatgatattaatattttttactaTAGTGCTAACTAGAGTATTATTTTAATGGTTTTTAATGCATCCCCACTAGTAGAAATTTTGGCAACCTTCTACTAAACATTATAGAAATTCTATTTGAGGCCTAGATGGCTAGGATTGAGATTATGACTATTCTCGAGTTTAGAATGGCAACCTTTATGTTTTAGAATTTTTTAgagaaatatatattttaaatcaacTATACTAAAATTGAGTCTCTCCTCGAACCCTATTCTTAAATTTAAAAAGGTATAATATTTAGGCTAATATAGAGTTTTAAATACACaaaaaataattatgaaattaGTTTAAAAAATGTTATGGATCCTTCTCTCAAAGCCAAAATATAATACTACAAGTTATGATCAAGAGCCACCTTCAAATTTACATATAATTACCCATTCACTTCCTTAATAGGAATTAGTATTTAACTGACTATAACCTAAATAAAGAAAAGaaccaaaaaattaaaataaattattgatcTATAGAAGAaaactaaaatatatataaatttatgtaTAAACACATTAGGACGGTTTAAACAAgtaatttatattgaaaataataaacaaaatctaGAGGTTATGGATTTATTAGATGGTAAATAGTCCAAATTTGGACTATGCCTCTTTTGTTCTCTTGTGTTATATTTCCTCTATATCGTATGATGTAGCATGGATAAAATGAGTAACAAGAACCCCAACAAGACCATGCCTATCATACGAATGTGGCTACATGGGTAAGAGGTCACAAATATATTAAGGGATAGCAAGGGTATTTCCCAATATGATAAAAATGATTTGTAGATAGTTGGGTTAAGGTGCATTCAATAAATGGCTTTCTTGTGGAAGTCTTAGGGcgttgtgattttattttattagtttattgTATTTTACTTCTATTTGAACCTTCAAGTTCTCTACATTGACAAAGGAAATAAGGGCTGGTATTCATAGAGAGTGAACGAGATGggtaatttctattttctttttgcAATGATGGACAAATATGCTTTATTTTTAAATTCACGTTGATCCAATTACTTGCTTACTATTTTACTCCCAATATTACTAATAATGTGCATTAGCCATTAAGGAAATAATATATCAATGATTTCACTAAAAGAGTTTGATGAGTAGTAGCAAGATTCAAGGACTACTAGGGGATGCAATGTCTATGCAACATATAGGATGTACCTTGGACCATgattattaattaatcaaaagtaAAAAATTAttgtattataattttaaattaattaagacATATGATCAAAGGTGCATCTAGTATGCCACATAGGCAAAAGTCTAGGGGACTGCCATTCCTTTATTGTAAAATACTACTGTAGTATAGCTTGCTTTCTCTTCTTGTGTGTAGCAGGTTTAGGGATTgctagatatatatttatattcaacttGAATCTATTTTACATAATATAGAAACTAAAAAGGATATACAGATTCATTTGTTGAGTATCCATTTATTGAATATGATAGTATCTAGGGACTACTCCCCCCTCCCTTTTAATAAATTATTCTTAATTTCTCTGAGAATTTAAAAAAAGAGATATATATCTATTCTCTTAAATAAAATTCCATCAAATTCTCTAAGATAATGTAATAAAATTTTGAAGAGTATTTTCTTCACCATTCACATCACCCAACAACAACTTTTAAGAGAATGGATATATCAATTGCATAACATAACTCCAACAAACCAAGAGTCATTGAGAGGATGCTCTCCACCCAGCCTTTTTGGCATCACTGAGTCATTAAGTTTCTACCAAATCCTTTAAAATAAGAACATCACCACAAAcccccaaaacaaaaaaatgatacaCAAGAGAGACACAACTAGACTCTCCTATACCCCCAGAAGTAAACATTTTCATGGCCATTCTCAAATTCAGGAAAGATAAAATTGAACACAAGTTAAAATTTTAGAAATACATTTGTTGAACTAATGCATATTACACACAAGTCAAacacacaatccatcttctctcCCTAGGCTCTATATGAGGGATGCatggtgggtgaactcacaataatggttcccacttttttgccacttttgacaatgagatgaacatttttaaaataatcttgaacttccgacaactataacttttagactattaataatttgaagatgatgaaaattagtgatttgtgtcattttgtctgtagattctagatatatttttttcatttttttttaagacttttaaaaaaaaaaatccatctctttcgaaaagtagttttttacaacaaactacatttttttaaAGTGATGTGCCTCTcgaaatgcataaatttttttttctataaatgataaaaactcaattattttaaattttggtttgtaacatcaatatctagagcTTGTTGGTTTGatcgtgatatgttgaatatttttcattttattaagttttgaagtccgactagtcataattcagacataggtttaagtttgaacacataacttctatatatatcgaaattcaattttattttattttgttagaaagaagacatcaatacctagggcatagatatttttttgaatttgtttcctatttttcccaatgtattgaatagagaagttcatgtttggtgaaaaaccaatattccataaaattaaaaaaataagaacataataaaatcacaatgtaataaaattatactcgttggaaagattTCTCCaagcactaccatcttatatttttggattatcaaatattatttcatttgtgccttgtaCCAGAGGTTCAAAGGAAAAAATTTCTCAGAACTCTAAAAAATTTGGGGAGAGACCTCTAACAAGCGGGTTCAAACGAACACTGGTTTGAGTGAAGGGGTTTCTGATCGaaccccccttcgctcgaacccctGGGGCAAATTTATGACACCTACTTTCATGTAACGGTCGGGTTCGAACAAACCCAACCGTTTGTAACTATCAGTGTTCGTTCAAACCTTGACCAacccaatttttctttttttttacattttagcaaagtcatataaatatacataatttttttcttttttttacgcacaaatgattaaaacaattcacatttttggatgaaagaataatttgaaaattattttgagggcaataatttgaagatatttgaagattattttaaaagcatggggaacaagaagagaaggcaaaataagacttcaaggaattattctcccgaaacgaaacaaagatatcaagaaaaaagaaggcaaagatatcatgacGCAAGTATGCATTTTttgattttatttctatttaattttatatgtattacgtaccaaaaatattgtttcttttttagtattagttaaatatttttaatctaatatttttattgaaattattttaaataatattaattaaattaaattaatttaatttatataataattgtatcttaattaattctaaatgatgttatttttattaaattaattggaaatttaGTAGGATTAAAAttaatctcattttaattaaaaataattatgctttaatttgaaataatatgtgtatttgcaaatttcaaattccattaacttgcttgttgtgtaattgacattttatctacccccttaagtccatttataatagatcatggttttaatttaaaatttagatatttaggacccctctctttcccatttattatttataatttataatttaatttagatagtccataaatatataatttaatttagattttgaaaccatgtgtctttatatttagcaaacacttcaattggtgatctaaaattaataaacttgccttttgtgtcttcaacaataggctctttttattttatccttagaaaggggcctgcctcccaagtagcccttaaggcttggtgagagggaatgacccaaagtggtaacaacctaaagccaagctcttccaagccactataaataaatgtgtttgtgacaaaagttgcaagcaacgagtgttacatgttgttata
This window harbors:
- the LOC131063554 gene encoding putative disease resistance protein RGA3, translated to MASVIGEAVVGKVFEIAVEMAVQKLSDEANLVRNFRQDFRWLNKKLTYVRGFLRDADQQSRHNEGVKEWLESIRGFVLHAEDIFEECAVQSMYGDNAQSCGLSRNQLIFRWSMGRKIRGMKNRMRSIIEDGNELNLLHEVWSANEASPTTTSQSGDRKKSNLLPSDSHPVGIQSKIDDILSLLDNNASPVVGVVGMGGLGKTYLLQQVCNVIRERYEISIWLSVSQSYSISKLQNDLAFQLDENLHKKIKDSGVSEQVAAKLIYETLQGKRCLVVLDDVWRASREDDLLARLGLLSGNNNPCKIVVTTRSREVCSNLNAEIYLMQHLSDEDSWRLFCFYAFGGSESQQHLEDLGRKIVKQCGNLPLATKTVAASLAKTRLPTEWESKLHELEGVVATDVDRIMPILRLSYDSLPARLKACFAYLSFFPEDEEIDCEYLINLWIGEGLIPAGDGQWDAAWDCLYQLDNLCLLQLWEQVGYQQLLDERLTKYCRIHDLLLDLAIQVSRESKCVFSLEEASKDASADCCRIILAEKNINDDDISKSRPVCLRTFSLSQNERIEGIPTNLFTAMRGLRVLDLSGTFISTLPESIGKMKLLKLLNLRDTYIEEVPECVRHLKSLLFLYLPWRCEKLPVWINEVKCLQHLECELVRRMPKGLSMLVYLRTLRSARLDLSVEEDEFMRLQDFANMTQLQELQLIVNDEMEWKGIEEGILVKLVKMRRLVIQNSTSSNAGELPEKMKAMKHLESLGLWNCAVPSWICDLANLRDLELGRCDCIDCLELQKMPNLVRLVLWRTKNNGREELPKVFGKAGGFPCLRFLEIGDFDELEEFPELVEGEMACLEELRLFDYKKVKRVALEPLKRLKLFDCRESGTAELKETLKEGGAYWRTIKAINPHLAIRLD